In Halogeometricum sp. S1BR25-6, a single genomic region encodes these proteins:
- a CDS encoding type 1 glutamine amidotransferase, translating into MSQGTERLRFALLDASHGDSNTRRNFRRELDADLVEFDVTEGQIPSHFDFDGVVVTGSRASVYWDEAWIPPLVSYVSDAAERDVPVLGVCYGHQILATALGGTVEGMGEYEIGYREVQQTTDSELFEGIDDRFTVFTTHSDAVTELPAGADLIAENEYGVHAFRKGHAWGVQFHPEYDPDTARDVTMGKDLPDERIRSVLDGIDEENYGAACEAKRLFENFVSYARRVRANAAADVGTDVETAS; encoded by the coding sequence ATGAGCCAGGGAACCGAGCGACTCCGTTTCGCTCTTCTCGACGCGTCGCACGGGGACAGTAACACCCGGCGGAACTTCCGCCGCGAACTCGACGCCGACCTCGTCGAGTTCGACGTCACCGAGGGGCAGATACCCTCGCACTTCGACTTCGACGGCGTCGTCGTCACGGGGTCGCGCGCGTCCGTCTACTGGGACGAGGCGTGGATTCCGCCCCTCGTGTCGTACGTGAGCGACGCCGCCGAACGCGACGTGCCGGTCCTCGGCGTCTGTTACGGGCACCAGATTCTCGCGACGGCGCTCGGCGGCACCGTCGAGGGGATGGGCGAGTACGAAATCGGTTACCGAGAGGTACAGCAGACGACCGACAGCGAACTGTTCGAGGGTATCGACGACCGCTTCACCGTCTTTACGACCCACTCGGACGCCGTGACCGAACTCCCGGCGGGCGCGGACCTCATCGCGGAGAACGAGTACGGCGTCCACGCCTTTCGGAAGGGCCACGCGTGGGGCGTGCAGTTCCACCCCGAGTACGACCCCGACACCGCCCGAGACGTGACGATGGGGAAGGACCTCCCCGACGAGCGGATTCGGTCGGTCTTGGACGGCATCGACGAGGAGAACTACGGCGCCGCCTGCGAGGCCAAACGCCTGTTCGAGAACTTCGTCTCCTACGCGCGGCGGGTCCGCGCGAACGCGGCGGCCGACGTCGGAACCGACGTCGAGACGGCGTCCTGA
- a CDS encoding acyl-CoA dehydrogenase family protein: MLDYLGLEADLTTEERMIRDEARRFVDEEVKPDVGDHFEAGTFPMDLIPKMGELGFYAPTIDGYGLPGVGDRAYGILMQELEAGDSGLRSMASVQGALVMYPIHAFGSEEQKERWLPALGTGEAVGCFGLTEPEHGSNPSGMQTRAEKSEAQSASERSGTAAEKDGDEYVLNGSKTWITNSPIADVALVWARDISAEESPVRGFLVETDRDGVTTDEIHDKLSMRASITGGIGLDDVRVPEADVLPGVEGMKGPLSCLTQARYGISWGVVGAARDAFETALSYAKERDQFGGPIARFQLQQDKLAEMATKITNGQLMAYRLAELKERGELRNQQVSMAKRHNVRMARQVSRTAREMLGGNGITTDYSPMRHLANMETVYTYEGTHDIHTLVLGADLTGIAAFE, encoded by the coding sequence ATGCTCGATTATCTAGGTTTGGAGGCGGACCTCACGACCGAAGAGCGGATGATTCGCGACGAGGCGCGGCGCTTCGTCGACGAGGAGGTCAAACCCGACGTCGGCGACCACTTCGAGGCGGGGACGTTCCCGATGGACCTGATTCCGAAGATGGGCGAACTCGGCTTCTACGCGCCGACCATCGACGGCTACGGTCTGCCGGGCGTCGGCGACAGGGCGTACGGCATTCTGATGCAGGAGTTGGAGGCGGGCGACTCCGGCCTCCGGTCGATGGCGAGCGTGCAGGGTGCGCTCGTCATGTATCCCATCCACGCGTTCGGCTCCGAGGAGCAGAAGGAGCGGTGGCTCCCAGCGCTCGGAACCGGCGAGGCGGTGGGGTGTTTCGGCCTCACGGAACCCGAGCACGGGTCGAACCCCTCGGGGATGCAGACGCGAGCGGAGAAGAGCGAGGCGCAGAGCGCCTCGGAACGGAGCGGCACCGCCGCGGAGAAGGACGGCGACGAGTACGTCTTGAACGGTTCGAAGACGTGGATAACCAACTCACCCATCGCGGACGTGGCTCTCGTCTGGGCGCGCGACATCTCCGCTGAGGAGTCGCCCGTCCGCGGGTTCCTCGTGGAGACGGACCGCGACGGCGTGACGACCGACGAGATACACGACAAACTCTCGATGCGCGCGTCGATAACGGGCGGCATCGGCCTCGACGACGTGCGCGTCCCCGAGGCGGACGTGCTGCCGGGCGTCGAGGGGATGAAGGGGCCGCTGTCGTGTCTCACGCAGGCCCGCTACGGCATCTCGTGGGGCGTCGTCGGCGCCGCGCGCGATGCCTTCGAGACGGCGCTGTCGTACGCGAAAGAGCGCGACCAGTTCGGCGGCCCCATCGCCCGGTTCCAACTGCAGCAGGACAAACTCGCGGAGATGGCGACGAAGATAACGAACGGGCAGTTGATGGCCTACCGCCTCGCCGAGTTGAAAGAGCGCGGCGAACTCCGCAACCAGCAGGTGTCGATGGCCAAGCGGCACAACGTCCGGATGGCCCGGCAGGTGTCGCGGACGGCCCGCGAGATGCTCGGCGGCAACGGAATCACCACCGACTACTCCCCGATGCGGCACCTCGCCAACATGGAGACGGTGTACACCTACGAGGGAACCCACGACATCCACACACTGGTGTTGGGGGCGGACCTCACCGGAATCGCGGCCTTCGAGTGA
- a CDS encoding cupin domain-containing protein: protein MPRISESDLEWSETAHGETSFKRKKLGSAAGAERLGASLYELPPGAASWPYHYHTGNEEAAYVLSGTGTLRTPDGEEAVRAGDFLAFPADPSGAHRLRNDGDEPLRYLAVSTMRDPDVTVYPDSEKVGVFAGAPPGGDGERVVSGYFERDDAVDYWEGES, encoded by the coding sequence ATGCCGCGAATCAGCGAGTCCGACCTCGAGTGGTCGGAGACGGCACACGGCGAGACATCGTTCAAACGGAAGAAACTCGGGTCGGCGGCGGGCGCGGAGCGTCTCGGCGCGAGCCTGTACGAACTGCCGCCGGGGGCCGCCTCGTGGCCGTACCACTACCACACGGGTAACGAGGAGGCGGCGTACGTGCTCTCCGGGACCGGGACGCTCAGGACGCCCGACGGCGAGGAAGCGGTCCGCGCGGGCGATTTCCTCGCGTTCCCCGCGGACCCCTCGGGCGCGCACCGACTCCGAAACGACGGCGACGAACCGCTCCGCTACCTCGCCGTCTCCACGATGCGGGACCCGGACGTGACCGTCTATCCGGATTCGGAGAAGGTGGGCGTGTTCGCCGGGGCACCGCCGGGCGGCGACGGAGAGCGCGTCGTCTCGGGGTACTTCGAGCGGGACGACGCGGTGGACTACTGGGAGGGCGAGTCGTAA
- a CDS encoding VOC family protein — MRLIHTAITVSDLDAMLEFYGELGLSKTGEFTLNGVENVYVGSGDGLELQFKHDPDSEEGVDPAGIDHLAVEVDDVDEAFEELVDATDCPVVRDPFDVDPAGARAAFVEDPDGYVVELVEYLE, encoded by the coding sequence ATGCGTCTGATACACACGGCGATAACCGTTTCGGACCTCGATGCGATGCTGGAGTTCTACGGCGAACTCGGCCTCTCGAAGACGGGCGAGTTCACGCTGAACGGCGTCGAGAACGTCTACGTCGGGAGCGGCGACGGACTGGAACTCCAGTTCAAACACGACCCCGACTCGGAGGAAGGGGTCGACCCCGCGGGCATCGACCACCTCGCCGTCGAAGTCGACGACGTCGACGAGGCGTTCGAGGAACTCGTCGACGCCACCGACTGCCCGGTCGTCCGCGACCCCTTCGACGTCGACCCCGCCGGCGCCCGCGCGGCGTTCGTTGAGGACCCCGACGGCTACGTCGTCGAACTGGTCGAGTACCTGGAGTAG
- a CDS encoding ferritin-like domain-containing protein, with the protein MPETEQATDNDEAIELLKKAYLDELETVMNYLTNSIVLDGVRAEEIKGSLQEDIQEELGHAEQIGQRLKQLDEVPPGSADFQAAQTNLQPPEDSTSVISVIEGVIEAENDAIETYRALIDAAEEANDPVTEDLAVTLLADEEAHRAEFRGFRKEYKSD; encoded by the coding sequence ATGCCAGAAACCGAGCAAGCGACGGACAACGACGAGGCCATCGAACTGCTGAAGAAGGCGTATCTCGACGAACTGGAGACGGTGATGAACTACCTGACGAACTCCATTGTCCTCGACGGCGTCCGCGCCGAGGAGATAAAGGGGTCGCTGCAGGAGGACATCCAGGAGGAACTCGGCCACGCCGAACAGATCGGTCAGCGCCTCAAGCAACTCGACGAGGTGCCGCCCGGGTCGGCCGACTTCCAGGCCGCTCAGACGAACCTCCAACCCCCCGAGGACAGCACCAGCGTCATCTCCGTCATCGAAGGCGTCATCGAGGCCGAGAACGACGCCATCGAGACCTACCGCGCGCTCATCGACGCCGCCGAAGAGGCCAACGACCCGGTGACCGAGGACCTCGCGGTCACCCTCCTCGCCGACGAGGAGGCCCACCGGGCCGAGTTCCGCGGCTTCCGCAAAGAGTACAAGAGCGACTGA
- a CDS encoding (Fe-S)-binding protein — translation MILLQSEPTRETFWTISPVGEAVFYALAAMAVVVFLYGVYERFARYAEGEADAFDRLDDFSGRVRRASRIVLSNEKQFDRDLYGGIMHAFILWGFLTLLIGTTILAIDIDFYRRITGESFFVGDFYLSYSFVMDALGFLFVVGVGMALYRRYAVREERLWGRHTGREDDVFVWTLFVLGVGGYLLEALRIVGTEFPEWETVSFVGYFLALGFDAAGMSAGLAETLYWPAWWSHAIIALGFVAFVPAAKPFHMISSFANVVTADEKAGVRLPGVPADESPEEIGYTSIEDLSWKQLLDTDACTKCGRCSAVCPAKASGRPLDPRDVILDLKRYREELDAGRTEEVDIIADGGTSVIDAETMESCMACMACMDSCPVDIEHLSHFTEMNRRLTETGQMQEPVQEAMMNVFQNGNAFGDPARKRPDWTEDLDFEVPDAREEDVEFLWYVGDYPSYDERNRRVARSLARLFELAGVSYGILYEDEQNDGNDVRRVGEEGLYEMLVEDNGEAVHDCEFDKIVCTDPHSYNTFLNEYPEMDPEFDYPVYHYTQVVETLVREGRVGLDGSEIDYAVTYHDPCHLGRFNDEYEAPRELVRATGATLAEMPRNRSDSFCCGGGGGGLWMEHEEETKPSEERLREALEDTAAGGAVEKFVVACPMCATMYEDGRKTGDYEDDIEIIDVAELLVEALESKRGAGGSGTAAGAERTDTGAP, via the coding sequence ATGATACTCTTGCAGTCGGAACCGACTCGGGAGACGTTCTGGACCATCTCGCCGGTGGGTGAGGCGGTATTCTACGCCCTCGCCGCGATGGCCGTGGTTGTCTTTCTGTACGGGGTCTACGAGCGGTTCGCCCGCTACGCGGAGGGCGAGGCCGATGCGTTTGACCGACTCGACGACTTCTCGGGGCGCGTCCGTCGGGCCTCGCGAATCGTCCTCTCGAACGAGAAGCAGTTCGACCGCGACCTGTACGGGGGAATCATGCACGCGTTCATCCTATGGGGCTTTCTCACCCTGCTCATCGGGACGACCATCCTCGCCATCGACATCGACTTCTATCGCCGCATCACGGGCGAGTCGTTCTTCGTCGGCGACTTCTACCTCTCGTACTCGTTCGTGATGGACGCCCTCGGCTTCCTGTTCGTCGTCGGCGTCGGCATGGCCCTCTACCGGCGCTACGCCGTCCGCGAGGAGCGTCTGTGGGGCAGACACACCGGCCGCGAGGACGACGTGTTCGTCTGGACGCTGTTCGTCCTCGGCGTCGGCGGCTATCTCCTCGAAGCGCTCCGCATCGTCGGCACCGAGTTCCCCGAGTGGGAGACGGTGTCGTTCGTCGGCTACTTCCTCGCCCTCGGCTTCGACGCCGCGGGGATGTCGGCGGGCCTCGCCGAGACGCTCTACTGGCCCGCGTGGTGGTCCCACGCCATCATCGCCCTCGGGTTCGTCGCGTTCGTCCCCGCCGCGAAACCGTTCCACATGATATCCTCGTTCGCCAACGTCGTCACCGCCGACGAGAAAGCGGGCGTGCGACTGCCGGGCGTCCCCGCCGACGAGAGCCCCGAGGAGATAGGCTACACGTCCATCGAGGACCTCTCGTGGAAGCAACTGCTCGACACCGACGCCTGCACGAAGTGCGGCCGGTGTTCGGCGGTCTGCCCCGCGAAAGCGTCGGGGAGACCCCTCGACCCGCGGGACGTCATCCTCGACCTGAAGCGCTACCGCGAGGAGTTGGACGCGGGGCGGACCGAAGAGGTGGACATTATCGCCGACGGCGGAACCTCCGTCATCGACGCGGAGACGATGGAGTCCTGCATGGCCTGCATGGCCTGCATGGACTCCTGTCCGGTCGACATCGAACACCTGAGCCACTTCACCGAGATGAACCGCCGCCTGACCGAGACGGGACAGATGCAGGAACCCGTCCAGGAGGCGATGATGAACGTCTTCCAGAACGGCAACGCCTTCGGCGACCCGGCGAGAAAGCGCCCCGACTGGACGGAGGACCTCGACTTCGAGGTGCCGGACGCTCGCGAGGAGGACGTCGAGTTTCTCTGGTACGTCGGCGACTACCCCTCCTACGACGAGCGAAACCGCCGCGTCGCGCGGTCGCTCGCTCGCCTCTTCGAACTCGCGGGCGTCTCCTACGGCATCCTCTACGAGGACGAACAGAACGACGGCAACGACGTGCGCCGCGTCGGCGAGGAGGGACTCTACGAGATGCTCGTTGAGGACAACGGCGAGGCCGTCCACGACTGCGAGTTCGACAAAATCGTCTGCACGGACCCGCACTCGTACAACACGTTCCTGAACGAGTACCCCGAGATGGACCCGGAGTTCGACTACCCGGTCTACCACTACACGCAGGTGGTCGAGACGCTCGTCCGCGAGGGGCGCGTCGGCCTCGACGGGTCCGAGATAGACTACGCCGTCACTTACCACGACCCCTGTCACCTCGGACGGTTCAACGACGAGTACGAGGCCCCGAGGGAGTTGGTGCGCGCAACGGGCGCGACGCTCGCAGAGATGCCGCGCAACCGCTCGGACTCCTTCTGTTGCGGTGGGGGCGGCGGCGGTCTCTGGATGGAGCACGAAGAGGAGACGAAACCGAGCGAGGAGCGGTTGCGGGAGGCCCTCGAAGACACCGCCGCCGGAGGAGCGGTCGAGAAGTTCGTCGTCGCCTGTCCGATGTGTGCAACGATGTACGAGGACGGACGAAAGACGGGCGACTACGAGGACGACATCGAGATAATCGACGTGGCCGAGTTGCTGGTGGAAGCGCTGGAGTCGAAGCGTGGGGCCGGCGGGTCCGGGACCGCTGCCGGCGCCGAGAGAACGGATACCGGAGCGCCGTGA
- a CDS encoding energy-coupling factor transporter transmembrane component T family protein gives MPLTYCPGDSVAHRLDPRTKLFVQAAFALAVFARTEPAGLATCTALAAGILLAGRVSPVDALRGFAPALPFLVVAPLARTVTLSSAGPLPVGVDPSAAVEPALASYRVLLVLLVSATYLRTTPVRDSRAAIERVVPGRVGRFLGVGVGLVFRFFPLLLADLRRVREASTARLGDRRPLRARMRAVAAAGVRRAFARSDRLALALRARCFAWNPTLPELRFARRDYPALCLAVALAASAVL, from the coding sequence ATGCCGCTGACGTACTGCCCGGGCGACTCCGTCGCTCACCGACTCGACCCGCGGACGAAACTGTTCGTGCAGGCCGCCTTCGCCCTCGCCGTGTTCGCGCGGACCGAGCCGGCCGGACTCGCCACGTGCACCGCCCTCGCGGCCGGAATCCTCCTCGCGGGGCGCGTCTCGCCTGTCGACGCCCTCCGCGGGTTCGCGCCGGCGCTTCCCTTCCTCGTCGTCGCCCCCCTCGCGCGGACGGTGACGCTCTCCTCGGCCGGACCGCTCCCCGTCGGCGTCGACCCGTCCGCGGCCGTCGAACCCGCGCTGGCGAGCTATCGCGTTCTCCTGGTCCTCCTCGTCTCGGCGACGTACCTCCGGACGACGCCGGTCCGCGACTCCCGCGCCGCGATAGAGCGCGTCGTGCCGGGCCGCGTCGGCCGCTTCCTCGGCGTCGGCGTCGGCCTCGTCTTCCGCTTTTTCCCGCTCCTCCTCGCGGACCTCCGACGCGTCCGCGAGGCGTCGACGGCGCGTCTGGGCGACCGGCGACCCCTCCGAGCGCGGATGCGCGCCGTCGCCGCCGCGGGCGTCCGCCGCGCGTTCGCCCGGTCGGACCGACTGGCGCTGGCGCTCCGCGCCCGGTGCTTCGCGTGGAACCCGACGCTCCCCGAGTTGCGGTTCGCGCGCCGGGACTACCCGGCGCTCTGTCTCGCCGTCGCCCTCGCCGCGTCGGCGGTTCTCTGA
- a CDS encoding energy-coupling factor ABC transporter ATP-binding protein: MTVRTESLVHHYGDSVAVDGVTLDIDDGEFVLLAGANGSGKTTLVRHFNGLLEPDSGEVFVDGRSVSEHPVAARTAVGMVFQEPRDQFVAATVGGDVAFGPENLGLPRDEIDERVADALNAVNLSERRDARVDELSGGEQERAAIAGALAMRPSHLVLDEPFTGLDAPAREAVLDRLETLNDAGTSVVVVTHDVRDVLGLADRAVVMADARVVADGTPDRVVDELEAYDVRAPRRRSTGRCR, encoded by the coding sequence GTGACCGTCCGCACCGAGTCGCTGGTCCACCACTACGGCGACAGCGTCGCCGTCGACGGCGTGACGCTGGACATCGACGACGGCGAGTTCGTCCTGCTGGCCGGCGCGAACGGGTCCGGCAAGACCACGCTCGTGCGCCACTTCAACGGCCTCCTCGAACCCGATTCGGGGGAGGTATTCGTCGACGGTCGCTCGGTCTCAGAGCACCCCGTCGCCGCCAGAACCGCCGTCGGGATGGTGTTTCAAGAACCGCGCGACCAGTTCGTCGCCGCGACGGTGGGCGGGGACGTGGCGTTCGGTCCGGAGAACCTCGGCCTGCCCCGAGACGAGATAGACGAACGCGTCGCGGACGCCCTCAACGCCGTGAACCTGAGCGAGAGAAGGGACGCCCGCGTGGACGAACTTTCCGGCGGCGAGCAGGAACGCGCCGCCATCGCGGGGGCGCTGGCGATGCGGCCGAGCCACCTCGTCCTCGACGAACCGTTCACCGGACTCGACGCGCCCGCGCGCGAGGCGGTGCTCGACAGACTCGAAACCCTGAACGACGCGGGGACGAGCGTCGTCGTCGTCACGCACGACGTGCGCGACGTGCTCGGACTCGCGGACAGGGCCGTCGTGATGGCCGACGCTCGGGTCGTCGCGGACGGAACGCCGGATCGGGTCGTCGACGAGTTGGAGGCGTACGACGTGCGCGCGCCGCGCCGCCGCTCCACCGGCCGATGCCGCTGA
- a CDS encoding biotin transporter BioY translates to MSTNAESVELVGDDVVGNVARAALFAALTGAFAYVSFPNPVSPVPVSLQVLGVFLAGIFLGPVWGGASLVLYLVAGAAGAPVFAGGSAGLGSFVSYTAGFLWSYPLAAALIGAIVHGVGDLRDPSEVGLIRLVGGMVAGTVVIYALGTVGYAIVENGLAGAFAPEALTRAFVVSALAFVPFEAVKMAAAVGVVRSDAATAE, encoded by the coding sequence ATGTCGACTAACGCGGAGTCGGTCGAACTCGTCGGCGACGACGTGGTTGGCAACGTCGCCCGCGCGGCGCTGTTCGCGGCACTCACGGGCGCGTTCGCCTACGTCTCGTTCCCGAACCCCGTCTCGCCCGTCCCGGTGAGCCTGCAGGTACTCGGTGTCTTCCTCGCTGGCATCTTTCTGGGGCCGGTCTGGGGCGGCGCGTCCCTCGTTCTCTACCTCGTCGCCGGCGCCGCCGGCGCCCCCGTCTTCGCCGGCGGGTCCGCCGGTCTCGGGTCGTTCGTGAGCTACACCGCCGGCTTTCTCTGGTCGTACCCGCTCGCGGCGGCCCTCATCGGGGCTATCGTCCACGGAGTCGGCGACCTGCGCGACCCATCCGAGGTGGGGCTGATTCGCCTCGTCGGTGGTATGGTCGCCGGCACCGTCGTCATCTACGCCCTCGGCACCGTCGGCTACGCCATCGTCGAGAACGGTCTCGCCGGCGCGTTCGCTCCGGAGGCCCTCACCCGCGCGTTCGTCGTCAGCGCCCTCGCGTTCGTCCCGTTCGAGGCGGTGAAGATGGCCGCCGCCGTCGGCGTCGTCCGGAGCGACGCCGCGACGGCCGAATGA
- a CDS encoding conditioned medium-induced protein 4, with protein MDEKTAELRDIFVETTGSESVTERQEESPGSLTDAPDDEERNRRVAELVAAMRERYEFESDLSGEDLRRVVRGFFDGDADAELAAVLEANADKADVFVARTDLHLLRESDADAPFSLDALRSLLDDGADDEACAAALDADAETVARARRVVEARREATRANDRFRGEFEELLTDSDLSARLAEDARRDGLREATEDIETDVSL; from the coding sequence ATGGACGAGAAGACGGCCGAACTCAGGGACATCTTCGTCGAGACGACGGGGTCGGAGTCGGTGACGGAGCGACAGGAGGAGTCGCCCGGGTCGTTGACGGACGCCCCCGACGACGAGGAGCGAAACCGCCGGGTTGCGGAACTCGTCGCGGCGATGCGGGAGCGCTACGAGTTCGAGTCGGACCTCTCGGGCGAGGACTTACGTCGGGTCGTCCGCGGGTTCTTCGACGGCGACGCCGACGCGGAACTCGCGGCGGTTCTGGAGGCGAACGCCGACAAGGCGGACGTGTTCGTCGCGCGGACGGACCTCCACCTCCTCCGGGAGTCGGACGCCGACGCGCCGTTCTCGCTCGACGCGTTGCGGTCGCTCCTCGACGACGGCGCGGACGACGAGGCGTGCGCGGCCGCACTCGACGCCGACGCCGAGACGGTGGCGCGCGCCCGCCGCGTCGTCGAGGCGCGGCGCGAGGCGACGCGCGCGAACGACCGCTTCCGCGGCGAGTTCGAGGAACTGTTGACCGACTCGGACCTCTCGGCGCGACTCGCGGAGGACGCCCGCCGCGACGGCCTGCGCGAGGCCACCGAGGACATCGAGACGGACGTTTCGTTGTAG